A single genomic interval of Porphyromonas sp. oral taxon 275 harbors:
- the sppA gene encoding signal peptide peptidase SppA, with amino-acid sequence MDITPLPRRPLSFGKTVLAAFLGFLGAHVIACGLAIMFFFVLIAMMIPSPSSRVPELASNSVLRIDLADIREIVTTDDWMQYLPGNKGSQPVSLTQAIEGIRRAKASDKIKGIYLNVESLNAGLASIDELRNALLDFKKSGKFVYAYGDSYDQRAYYLATAADKIYINPEGSVSLVGLASSTMMMRQALDKLGIKAEVFKVGTYKGAVEPYILDQRSEPNREQTRVYLEGVWEHMLQGIASARRISVESLQTFTNMGRAFDEARELLRYRLVDSLVFRLDMEDIISRLVGVKSPKQLHQASLADLVAQPDERRPLRDAPEITVLYAEGDIMSGSSYGEGIGEQLAQDLKRVAEEGKAKALVLRINSPGGSAFLSEAIWHEMRRLKKKMPVVVSMGDLAASGGYYVASAADAIVASPMTLTGSIGIFGIIPDASALAQRLGLSMDVVKTSPYAGVLDASFFGFQLQGLSPEARSAVQRMVERGYRTFLSRVSEGRDMPVDSVDKVGQGRVWLGSKAKELGLVDELGGLDTAIQLAAKLAGISKNYRVNYGETSRSLWDQLFSSETSDSFVARLRAKFMTEEERRVSLLMRQLTTYSGIQARLPYGTTPY; translated from the coding sequence ATGGATATAACCCCACTTCCACGTAGACCACTCAGCTTTGGGAAAACGGTACTAGCTGCCTTCTTGGGCTTCCTCGGTGCACACGTCATCGCCTGCGGGCTGGCGATCATGTTCTTCTTCGTACTTATTGCGATGATGATCCCGAGTCCCTCCTCACGGGTGCCTGAGCTGGCGTCTAATAGCGTCCTGCGCATTGACCTGGCGGACATACGGGAGATCGTGACCACCGATGACTGGATGCAGTACCTGCCAGGCAATAAGGGCAGTCAGCCCGTCTCGCTGACGCAGGCCATCGAGGGCATACGCAGGGCTAAGGCTAGCGATAAGATCAAGGGGATTTATCTCAACGTAGAGTCCCTCAATGCGGGACTGGCGTCTATCGACGAGCTGCGCAATGCGCTCCTCGACTTCAAGAAGTCGGGGAAGTTCGTCTACGCCTATGGTGACAGCTACGACCAGCGCGCCTATTACCTAGCTACGGCAGCGGACAAGATCTACATCAACCCCGAGGGCTCGGTGAGCCTCGTCGGGCTCGCCAGCAGCACAATGATGATGCGTCAGGCGCTGGACAAGCTCGGGATCAAGGCCGAGGTCTTCAAGGTGGGCACCTACAAGGGGGCCGTCGAGCCCTACATCCTCGACCAGCGCAGCGAGCCCAATAGGGAGCAGACGCGCGTGTACCTCGAGGGCGTATGGGAGCACATGCTTCAGGGGATTGCCTCTGCACGGCGTATCTCGGTCGAGAGCCTGCAGACCTTCACGAATATGGGCCGCGCCTTCGATGAGGCACGTGAGCTACTGCGCTATCGACTCGTGGATAGCCTGGTCTTCCGCCTCGATATGGAGGATATCATCAGCCGCCTTGTAGGGGTGAAGTCCCCCAAGCAGCTGCACCAGGCCAGCCTCGCGGATCTCGTAGCGCAGCCCGACGAGCGTCGTCCGCTACGTGATGCTCCCGAGATCACCGTCCTCTATGCCGAGGGCGACATCATGTCGGGCAGCTCCTATGGTGAGGGGATAGGTGAGCAGCTGGCCCAGGACCTCAAGCGGGTCGCCGAGGAGGGCAAGGCCAAGGCCCTCGTGCTGCGTATCAACAGCCCAGGCGGTAGTGCCTTCCTCAGTGAGGCCATTTGGCACGAGATGCGCCGCCTCAAGAAGAAGATGCCCGTCGTCGTCTCTATGGGAGACCTCGCAGCCTCGGGGGGCTACTACGTCGCCTCGGCAGCAGATGCCATCGTCGCTAGCCCCATGACCTTGACGGGATCGATCGGTATCTTCGGCATCATCCCCGACGCCTCGGCACTGGCGCAGCGTCTTGGACTGTCGATGGACGTCGTCAAGACTTCGCCCTATGCAGGGGTGCTCGATGCGAGCTTCTTCGGCTTCCAGTTGCAGGGCCTTAGTCCCGAGGCGCGCAGCGCTGTGCAGCGTATGGTCGAGCGCGGCTACCGCACCTTCCTCAGCCGTGTCAGCGAGGGGCGTGATATGCCCGTTGACTCGGTCGACAAGGTTGGTCAGGGTCGCGTATGGCTGGGGTCGAAGGCCAAGGAGCTCGGCCTCGTCGATGAGCTCGGTGGGCTCGACACTGCCATCCAACTGGCCGCCAAGCTCGCTGGCATCAGCAAGAACTACCGTGTGAACTATGGGGAGACCTCCCGCAGCCTTTGGGATCAGCTCTTCTCCAGCGAGACCTCCGATAGCTTCGTGGCCCGTCTGCGTGCCAAGTTCATGACCGAGGAAGAGCGCCGCGTCAGCCTCTTGATGCGTCAGCTCACCACCTATTCAGGCATCCAGGCTCGTCTGCCCTACGGCACGACACCTTACTAA
- the thiL gene encoding thiamine-phosphate kinase, with translation MQRTELAELGEFGLIRHLTQGLPKHNDTTVLGVGDDAAIVAYPEGTETLVTTDLLLEGIHFDLTYTPLKHLGYKAAVSSFSDIYAMYGHPQQLTVSLGVSARFALEDLEELYAGLRLACDRYGVDLIGGDTSSSLTGLCLSITCLGIVAKGEATRRNGAQPTDLICVSGNLGAAFMGLQLLEREKRVFAGQTGDFDPDFAGREYILERQLRPEARQDIIRQLQEQGLRPTAMIDSSDGLASELLHLAKESGVGIRIYEERLPIDVETASMAEELGMSTTTVALSGGEDFELIFTLPLGELDRIRSLEGVHVIGHVTEAGQGCYLVTPDGAEIKLRAQGWPEEAEGTPATDTKDQATDKAHEED, from the coding sequence ATGCAGAGAACAGAGTTGGCCGAGCTCGGGGAGTTCGGCCTTATACGCCACCTGACCCAGGGGCTGCCCAAGCATAATGACACGACCGTGCTCGGTGTCGGCGATGATGCCGCCATCGTAGCCTACCCCGAGGGCACTGAGACCCTCGTCACGACCGACCTCCTGCTGGAGGGCATTCACTTCGACCTCACCTACACCCCGCTCAAGCACCTCGGCTACAAGGCGGCTGTCTCGAGCTTCTCCGATATCTACGCGATGTACGGGCACCCGCAGCAGCTCACCGTCTCGCTAGGCGTGTCGGCACGCTTCGCGCTGGAGGACCTCGAAGAGCTCTATGCGGGGCTGAGGCTGGCCTGCGACCGCTATGGGGTGGACCTCATCGGCGGCGATACCAGCTCCAGCCTCACGGGGCTATGCCTGAGCATCACTTGCCTCGGCATCGTGGCTAAGGGGGAGGCGACGCGTCGCAATGGGGCACAGCCTACCGACCTCATCTGTGTGAGCGGGAACCTTGGTGCGGCCTTCATGGGGCTGCAGCTGCTGGAGCGCGAGAAGCGCGTCTTCGCGGGGCAGACGGGCGACTTTGACCCTGACTTCGCTGGGCGTGAGTACATCCTCGAGCGCCAGCTACGCCCCGAGGCACGGCAGGACATCATCCGCCAGCTTCAGGAGCAGGGACTGCGTCCGACCGCAATGATCGACAGCAGCGATGGTCTGGCGAGCGAACTGCTTCACCTAGCTAAGGAAAGCGGCGTAGGGATACGCATTTACGAGGAGCGCCTACCTATCGACGTCGAGACGGCCAGCATGGCCGAGGAGCTCGGCATGTCGACGACGACGGTGGCCCTCAGCGGCGGCGAGGACTTCGAGCTCATCTTCACCCTGCCGCTCGGGGAGCTGGACCGCATCCGCTCGCTAGAGGGGGTGCACGTCATCGGGCACGTCACGGAGGCGGGACAAGGCTGCTACCTCGTCACGCCCGATGGGGCAGAGATCAAGCTGCGTGCCCAGGGCTGGCCCGAGGAGGCCGAGGGTACGCCCGCTACCGATACCAAGGACCAAGCTACAGACAAGGCTCATGAAGAAGACTAA
- a CDS encoding YhcH/YjgK/YiaL family protein has protein sequence MVLGTLKDSARYEALHPLFARVFAYVKEHDLLHAELGRIELEGDTLFINNVEPATVLQADQPLEAHQAYLDIHVLLEGRERIGWRSTDSCERPRAAFDVENDFVLYDDTPTSYVDLQPGDFAIVYPEDAHAPLIGQGEKIRKLIIKARV, from the coding sequence ATGGTACTAGGTACACTCAAGGATAGCGCCCGCTACGAGGCGCTCCACCCCCTCTTCGCACGCGTCTTCGCCTACGTCAAGGAGCACGACCTCCTGCATGCCGAGCTCGGCCGCATCGAGCTGGAGGGCGACACGCTCTTCATCAACAACGTCGAGCCCGCGACCGTCCTCCAGGCCGACCAGCCACTGGAGGCCCATCAGGCCTACCTCGACATCCATGTCCTCCTGGAGGGACGTGAGCGCATCGGCTGGCGCAGCACCGACAGCTGCGAGCGCCCACGTGCGGCCTTCGACGTGGAGAATGACTTCGTCCTCTACGACGACACCCCCACGAGCTACGTCGATCTCCAGCCTGGAGACTTCGCCATCGTCTACCCCGAGGACGCCCATGCGCCGCTGATCGGGCAGGGCGAGAAGATCCGCAAGCTCATCATCAAGGCGCGTGTCTAG
- a CDS encoding HEAT repeat domain-containing protein: MTQAKRVGARSVAQIPTDLLEQINRGETETANLTEWLAVDQVALLEHQLYLLGRSDYLPELLAQIRAQRKPSTHSTCSVIGRSLGQLTRQQGDETLLHQLATHPSDMLRCWAAYAQPHTSLQEALRYIYPFARDEHFGVREVAWFALRQQIIDELDEAIPALADWAKTDESEYIRRFASEATRPCGVWCAHSTRLKEQPELGLPILTPLRRDPSRYVQNSVGNWLNDASKAQPQFVETLCAAWLEEHDCPETRYITKRALRSLHK, from the coding sequence ATGACCCAAGCCAAACGTGTAGGCGCACGCTCGGTCGCTCAGATCCCTACAGACCTACTCGAGCAGATCAATCGAGGCGAGACCGAGACGGCCAACCTCACCGAGTGGTTAGCCGTAGACCAAGTAGCCCTACTGGAGCACCAGCTCTACCTCCTCGGGCGTAGCGACTATCTCCCCGAGCTCCTAGCTCAGATCCGTGCCCAGAGGAAGCCCTCCACCCACAGTACCTGTAGCGTGATAGGTCGTAGCCTCGGCCAGCTCACCCGCCAGCAGGGAGACGAGACCCTGCTCCATCAGCTGGCCACACACCCCTCCGACATGCTCCGCTGCTGGGCGGCCTATGCCCAGCCCCATACGAGCCTGCAGGAGGCCCTACGCTATATATACCCCTTCGCTCGAGACGAACACTTCGGCGTGCGGGAGGTCGCTTGGTTTGCCCTTCGCCAGCAGATCATAGACGAGCTGGATGAGGCTATCCCCGCGCTAGCAGATTGGGCGAAGACGGATGAGAGCGAGTATATTCGCCGCTTTGCCTCGGAGGCTACCCGCCCCTGTGGGGTATGGTGCGCACACAGCACACGGCTCAAGGAGCAGCCCGAGCTGGGCTTGCCTATCCTGACGCCCCTGCGTAGAGACCCCTCGCGCTATGTACAGAATAGTGTGGGGAACTGGCTCAACGATGCCTCCAAGGCCCAGCCACAGTTCGTCGAGACCCTATGCGCGGCTTGGCTCGAGGAGCATGACTGCCCCGAGACAAGGTACATCACCAAGCGCGCCCTACGTAGTCTCCATAAATGA
- a CDS encoding L-threonylcarbamoyladenylate synthase, whose amino-acid sequence MKKTKDEELYAPEDLAQAVETLRRGGIILYPTDTVWGIGCDATNEEAVRRIYELKQRADSKSMLVLIDETYPLESIVGPVPDVAYDLMELAVRPITIIYQGAKGVAPSLLGEGQSLGIRQSREKFSSALCRRLRRPIVSTSANISGDPTPLFFDGISPAILEGVDYVVRYRQTDKTPSKPSQIIMLGPSGEVKVIRP is encoded by the coding sequence ATGAAGAAGACTAAGGACGAGGAGCTCTACGCCCCCGAGGACCTAGCTCAGGCCGTAGAGACGCTGCGCCGCGGCGGTATCATCCTATATCCTACCGATACGGTATGGGGCATCGGCTGCGACGCGACCAATGAGGAGGCCGTGCGCCGCATCTATGAGCTCAAGCAGCGTGCCGATAGCAAAAGCATGCTCGTACTCATCGACGAGACCTACCCACTGGAGTCCATCGTCGGGCCCGTGCCCGATGTGGCCTACGACCTCATGGAGCTGGCGGTGCGTCCCATCACCATCATCTATCAGGGGGCTAAGGGTGTGGCGCCCTCATTGCTAGGCGAGGGGCAGAGCCTCGGCATTAGGCAGAGCCGGGAGAAGTTTTCCTCCGCCCTCTGTCGCCGCCTGCGTCGCCCCATCGTCTCGACCTCGGCCAATATCAGCGGCGACCCTACGCCGCTCTTCTTCGACGGGATCAGCCCCGCGATCCTTGAGGGTGTAGACTACGTCGTACGCTATCGTCAGACGGATAAGACCCCTAGCAAGCCCTCGCAGATCATCATGCTGGGCCCCTCGGGAGAGGTCAAGGTCATCCGTCCCTAG
- the lpxK gene encoding tetraacyldisaccharide 4'-kinase: protein MQRRDNPLLKLCSLVYGAGVSLRNYLFNSGLLREHHYDIPLICVGNITVGGTGKTPHIELIIELLRPSYRLAVISRGYKRSSRGLQDVTPGASVQQIGDEPKQLSLKYPEVRLIVDGDRRRAMRYLMALPEAERPEVVLLDDGFQHRYVHPSFSILLIDASRELHEDALLPAGNLREPASARYRADSIIMTKCPEDMSPIQMRIMQRNLALYPHQQIFFSHICYHRPHRLRSLAGTASSHRGGELPDGVRLVALSGIAAPQSFHSYLESKYRLVERLVYPDHHSYRSRDLATIAQCYEALQAQSPDPLYLMTTEKDAVRLVELQDELPAELIDHLYYLPIRTEILYQREAFEQMLQRAASALPPALRR, encoded by the coding sequence ATGCAGCGCCGCGACAATCCACTCCTCAAGCTCTGCTCCCTCGTCTACGGCGCTGGGGTGAGCCTCCGCAACTACCTCTTCAATAGCGGGCTGCTGCGGGAGCACCACTACGACATCCCGCTGATCTGTGTGGGCAACATCACCGTCGGAGGTACGGGTAAGACGCCGCACATCGAGCTGATCATCGAGCTGCTGCGTCCCAGCTACCGCCTGGCCGTCATCAGTCGCGGCTATAAGCGCTCCAGCCGTGGCCTGCAGGACGTCACTCCAGGGGCCAGCGTGCAGCAGATAGGCGATGAGCCGAAGCAGCTGAGCCTCAAGTATCCTGAGGTGCGCCTCATTGTCGACGGCGACCGCCGCAGAGCGATGCGCTACCTCATGGCCTTGCCCGAGGCCGAGCGTCCCGAGGTGGTGCTGCTGGACGATGGCTTCCAGCACCGCTACGTGCACCCGTCCTTCAGCATCCTCCTGATCGATGCCAGCCGCGAGCTGCATGAGGATGCCCTGCTCCCCGCAGGCAATCTGCGTGAGCCTGCCTCAGCGCGCTACCGCGCCGACTCCATCATCATGACGAAGTGCCCCGAGGATATGTCACCCATCCAGATGCGTATCATGCAGCGCAACCTCGCGCTCTATCCGCATCAGCAGATCTTCTTCTCGCACATCTGCTACCATCGTCCGCACAGGCTACGTAGCCTAGCAGGCACGGCCTCCTCCCATCGTGGGGGCGAGCTGCCCGACGGGGTGCGCCTGGTGGCCCTCTCGGGGATAGCCGCGCCGCAGAGCTTCCACAGCTACCTCGAGAGCAAGTACCGCCTCGTCGAGCGCCTCGTCTATCCCGACCACCACAGCTACCGCTCGCGAGACCTCGCCACCATCGCACAGTGCTACGAGGCGCTGCAAGCCCAGAGCCCCGATCCGCTCTACCTGATGACGACGGAGAAGGATGCCGTGCGTCTCGTGGAGCTGCAGGACGAGCTGCCCGCCGAGCTGATCGACCATCTATACTACCTCCCCATACGGACGGAGATCCTCTACCAGCGGGAGGCCTTCGAGCAGATGCTGCAGCGCGCAGCCAGTGCTCTCCCGCCAGCGCTGAGACGCTGA
- a CDS encoding chloride channel protein, translating to MKLGLATGRTLLERLIVWREQHISERYFILLLSLSIGVTMALLAAFLKFIIHHIERFLLLGIDEHSYLYLILPALGILLSLLFVRYVVRDDISHGVTKVLSAISQRKSRLKPHNTWSSLIASAITIGFGGSVGAESPIVLTGAAIGSNFGRLFRLEQRNLMLLIGCGVAGALGGIFKAPITGLVFVIEVLLLDLTMASVLPLLVSSVSAAAVAYILTGKEILFQFIPTDPYHIERIPLMILLGILCGLISLYFSKTMFRIEGAFKRVESRRRRYFISAAILSLLIFLFPPLYGEGYDAINTLLDGQYIELLEGSLFEGFAGSYWVVFAFFLLTLLFKVFASVATNSGGGCGGLFAPTLFAGGFTGFIFSYLVNYFSSLQVFISPKNYILLGMAGLMAGVMHAPLTGVFLIAELSGGYNLFLPLMLVSLTSFATIRIFMPHSIYSLRLAEQGKLLTHQKDTAVLTLMNVEHVLEQDFERVSPDMTLGEMVRVISVSHRNSFPVVDSQGMLVGIVELDNVRNIMFRPELYERYRVRRFMVTPEVKVYASTPMTKVMRLFDETKAWKMPVVDDEGRYLGFISKSAIFNSYREVLNATFIGD from the coding sequence ATGAAGCTCGGACTAGCCACAGGCCGCACGCTGCTGGAGCGCCTCATCGTCTGGCGGGAGCAGCATATCAGCGAGCGCTACTTCATCCTCCTGCTTAGTCTCTCCATCGGTGTCACGATGGCGCTGCTGGCGGCCTTCCTCAAGTTCATCATCCATCATATAGAGCGCTTCCTGCTCCTCGGTATAGACGAGCACAGCTACCTCTACTTGATCCTGCCCGCGCTGGGGATCCTGCTGTCGCTGCTCTTCGTACGCTACGTGGTGCGCGATGACATCAGTCACGGTGTGACGAAGGTGCTCAGTGCCATCTCGCAGCGCAAGAGTCGGCTGAAGCCCCACAATACCTGGTCCTCACTCATAGCCAGTGCCATCACCATCGGCTTCGGGGGCTCGGTCGGGGCGGAGTCGCCCATCGTGCTGACGGGCGCAGCTATTGGGTCGAACTTCGGCCGCCTCTTCCGCCTCGAGCAGCGCAACCTGATGCTGCTCATCGGCTGCGGTGTGGCTGGCGCGCTGGGAGGCATCTTCAAGGCACCCATCACGGGGCTGGTCTTCGTCATCGAGGTGCTGCTGCTGGACCTGACGATGGCCTCAGTGCTGCCGCTGCTGGTGAGCTCCGTCTCTGCGGCCGCTGTGGCCTATATCCTCACGGGTAAGGAGATCCTCTTCCAGTTCATCCCCACAGATCCCTACCATATAGAGCGCATCCCGCTGATGATCCTGCTGGGGATCCTCTGCGGGCTGATCTCGCTCTATTTCTCCAAGACGATGTTCCGCATCGAGGGTGCCTTCAAGCGGGTGGAGAGCCGTCGCCGTCGCTACTTCATCTCCGCGGCCATCCTCTCTCTCTTGATCTTCCTCTTCCCTCCGCTCTATGGTGAGGGCTATGATGCGATCAATACGCTGCTGGACGGGCAGTATATCGAGCTGCTCGAGGGGAGCCTCTTCGAGGGCTTCGCGGGCTCCTATTGGGTCGTCTTTGCCTTCTTCCTCTTGACGCTGCTCTTCAAGGTCTTCGCCTCGGTGGCGACGAACTCAGGCGGCGGCTGCGGCGGGCTCTTCGCCCCCACGCTCTTTGCTGGCGGCTTCACGGGCTTTATTTTCTCCTACCTGGTCAATTACTTCTCCTCGCTGCAGGTCTTTATCTCGCCGAAGAACTATATCCTGCTCGGGATGGCGGGCCTGATGGCTGGGGTGATGCATGCCCCCTTGACGGGGGTCTTCCTCATCGCCGAGCTCTCGGGCGGCTACAACCTCTTCCTGCCGCTGATGCTGGTCTCGCTGACCTCCTTCGCCACGATACGTATCTTCATGCCGCACAGTATCTACTCGCTGCGCCTGGCGGAGCAGGGTAAGCTCCTGACGCATCAGAAGGATACGGCCGTGCTGACGCTGATGAATGTCGAGCACGTGCTGGAGCAGGACTTCGAGCGCGTCAGTCCCGACATGACTCTAGGGGAGATGGTGCGCGTCATCAGCGTCAGCCATCGCAATTCCTTCCCCGTCGTCGATAGCCAGGGTATGCTGGTGGGGATCGTGGAGCTGGACAATGTGCGCAACATCATGTTCCGCCCCGAGCTCTACGAGCGCTACCGCGTTCGCCGCTTCATGGTCACACCCGAGGTCAAGGTCTATGCCTCGACGCCGATGACCAAGGTGATGCGCCTCTTCGACGAGACTAAGGCGTGGAAGATGCCCGTCGTCGATGATGAGGGTCGCTACCTAGGCTTCATCTCCAAGAGTGCCATCTTCAACAGCTACCGCGAGGTGCTCAACGCGACCTTCATCGGCGACTAA
- a CDS encoding TlpA disulfide reductase family protein translates to MNKNQWLRVGLLALAVATALPAVAQRRKKAAVRPEARAVVASPASHQPGRYLILGSVPEKHNGQWVYLYTKGSMKEKPADSTKIEGGKFTFDRSVAEDGFAGQLYLPMTYALPFIVEEGVIQAPMNGPHAKGAPLNDERAKLSQEIENYADGFLGRYKAARKDTTLTPEERDAKCEAILNELYSGLEPRLLAVLDMHKDDGLGFYALTELMRGSSVDLAKAESYVSRAGKAVQQDPRVQEYLDSRRKLEATQPGAMFQDFKGLSDDQKEVRLSDYVGKGHYTLVDFWASWCGPCRAEMPHLKKALEVYGPKGLQVLGIAVWDKMEDYLKAVQELKLPWPQIFNKEEATDLYGISGIPQLILFAPDGKIVARDLRGARIAKTLDEILKTTGGKL, encoded by the coding sequence ATGAACAAGAATCAATGGCTCCGCGTCGGGCTCCTAGCGCTGGCTGTAGCCACCGCGCTACCCGCCGTGGCTCAGCGCCGCAAGAAGGCCGCCGTACGTCCCGAGGCTCGCGCCGTGGTCGCCAGCCCAGCGTCCCACCAGCCTGGGCGCTACCTTATCCTCGGCTCCGTGCCCGAGAAGCACAACGGCCAGTGGGTCTATCTCTATACTAAGGGCTCGATGAAGGAGAAGCCCGCCGACAGCACCAAGATCGAGGGGGGTAAGTTTACCTTCGACCGCTCCGTAGCTGAGGATGGCTTCGCGGGGCAGCTTTACCTGCCTATGACCTATGCCCTTCCCTTCATTGTCGAGGAGGGGGTCATCCAGGCGCCCATGAACGGCCCGCACGCTAAGGGCGCGCCGCTCAACGACGAGCGCGCTAAGCTCAGCCAGGAGATCGAGAACTATGCCGATGGCTTCCTCGGGCGCTACAAGGCTGCTCGCAAGGACACCACGCTCACCCCTGAGGAGCGCGATGCCAAGTGCGAGGCCATCCTAAACGAGCTCTACAGCGGCCTCGAGCCTCGTCTCTTGGCTGTCCTCGACATGCACAAGGACGACGGGCTCGGCTTCTACGCCCTGACCGAACTCATGCGCGGCTCCAGTGTCGACCTCGCCAAGGCCGAGAGCTACGTCTCCCGCGCTGGTAAGGCTGTGCAGCAGGACCCCCGTGTGCAGGAGTACCTCGACAGCCGTCGCAAGCTCGAGGCCACGCAGCCCGGGGCGATGTTCCAGGACTTCAAGGGCCTCAGCGACGACCAGAAGGAGGTGCGCCTCAGCGACTATGTCGGCAAGGGGCACTACACGCTGGTAGACTTCTGGGCCTCCTGGTGCGGGCCCTGCCGCGCCGAGATGCCCCACCTCAAGAAGGCTCTGGAGGTCTACGGCCCCAAGGGTCTCCAGGTCCTCGGCATCGCTGTCTGGGATAAGATGGAGGACTATCTGAAGGCTGTCCAGGAGCTCAAGCTGCCCTGGCCTCAGATCTTCAACAAGGAGGAGGCTACTGACCTCTATGGTATCAGCGGTATCCCTCAGCTCATCCTCTTCGCTCCTGACGGCAAGATCGTAGCCCGCGACCTGCGTGGTGCGAGGATCGCCAAGACGCTCGACGAGATCCTCAAGACGACGGGCGGCAAGCTCTAG
- a CDS encoding RluA family pseudouridine synthase, with amino-acid sequence MAHPYTPILIYEDNHLLVVSKRPGEIVQGDKTGDEPLSEALKGYLKEKYQKPGNVFLGVVHRLDRPVGGLVVFAKTSKGLSRMNELFRRGEVQKRYWAIVTARPPKESDTLEHYLVRNEQQNKSYVAQRPDRPGAKLARLSYRLLASGDRYHLVEVELHTGRHHQIRCQLAAIGCPIRGDLKYGAARSNPDGSISLLSRRTTFVHPVSGIALDLTAPVPDEPLWHALSGE; translated from the coding sequence ATGGCTCATCCATACACCCCTATCCTGATCTACGAAGATAACCACCTGCTGGTGGTGAGCAAGCGCCCGGGCGAGATCGTCCAGGGAGATAAGACGGGCGACGAACCGCTGAGCGAAGCCCTCAAGGGCTACCTCAAGGAGAAGTATCAGAAGCCCGGCAATGTCTTCCTCGGCGTCGTCCATCGCCTTGACCGACCCGTCGGAGGCCTCGTGGTCTTTGCCAAGACGAGCAAGGGACTGAGCCGTATGAACGAGCTCTTCCGCCGTGGCGAGGTGCAGAAGCGCTACTGGGCGATCGTCACCGCCCGCCCGCCGAAGGAGTCCGACACGCTGGAGCACTACCTCGTGCGTAATGAGCAGCAGAACAAGAGCTACGTAGCGCAGCGCCCCGACCGCCCAGGGGCGAAGCTGGCACGCCTGAGCTACCGTCTCCTCGCCTCGGGCGATCGCTATCACCTCGTGGAGGTCGAGCTGCATACGGGCCGCCACCATCAGATCCGCTGCCAGCTGGCGGCCATCGGCTGCCCTATACGAGGCGACCTCAAGTACGGGGCTGCGCGCAGTAATCCTGACGGCAGCATCAGCCTGCTCTCGCGCCGCACGACCTTCGTCCATCCCGTCAGCGGGATAGCGCTAGATCTGACGGCCCCTGTGCCCGACGAGCCACTGTGGCACGCCCTCTCGGGCGAGTAG